In Gemmatimonadales bacterium, the following are encoded in one genomic region:
- the rpmD gene encoding 50S ribosomal protein L30 yields the protein MGRNPVVGRQGPAYHAAVIPGEDEAKRLRVKQIRSGIGHAETMNRTLKAIGLRHYQAEIEIDNTASARGMLFKVRHMVTVTPVKGKGR from the coding sequence ATGGGACGCAATCCAGTAGTCGGACGTCAGGGGCCGGCGTATCACGCAGCCGTCATCCCGGGCGAAGACGAGGCGAAGCGCCTCCGCGTCAAGCAGATCCGTTCCGGGATCGGCCACGCGGAGACGATGAACCGCACCCTCAAGGCCATCGGCCTGAGGCACTATCAGGCTGAAATCGAAATCGACAACACCGCGAGCGCGCGGGGGATGCTCTTCAAGGTCCGCCACATGGTCACGGTGACGCCGGTGAAGGGGAAGGGTCGCTGA
- the rpsH gene encoding 30S ribosomal protein S8, protein MSMTDPVADMLTRIRNACSAGHRRVDVPASKLKHELAKLLRDNHYIADYKMLDDGQAGTLRLYLKYHNELPVIRELQRVSSPGLRRYVKCRDLPRVKNGLGIAIVSTPKGLMTDRDARTANLGGELLAVVW, encoded by the coding sequence ATGAGCATGACTGATCCGGTCGCCGATATGCTGACTCGCATTCGCAACGCCTGCTCGGCGGGGCACCGGCGCGTGGATGTTCCCGCGTCGAAGCTCAAGCACGAGCTGGCGAAGCTGCTGCGGGACAATCACTACATCGCCGATTACAAGATGCTCGATGACGGCCAGGCGGGAACGCTGCGGCTGTATCTCAAGTATCACAACGAACTGCCGGTGATTCGCGAGCTGCAGCGCGTCTCCTCACCCGGGTTGCGACGGTACGTCAAGTGTCGCGATCTCCCGCGCGTGAAGAACGGGCTCGGCATCGCGATCGTGTCGACGCCGAAGGGGCTGATGACCGACCGGGACGCGCGCACTGCCAACCTGGGCGGCGAATTGCTCGCCGTCGTCTGGTAG
- the rplE gene encoding 50S ribosomal protein L5 produces the protein MQRFYEETARARLAKQFGFANPHQVPRITKIVLNVGLGEGAKNPRLIDAAAEELAIITGQKAVITRAKKAIANFGLRAGLPVGASVTLRGARMYEFLDRFINLTVPRIRDFRGLPNKSFDGRGNYTFGIKEQTMFPEIDYDKIENVHGMDITLVTNAKRDDLAMALLREFGWPFRGETPHAVRAA, from the coding sequence ATGCAGCGCTTCTACGAGGAAACCGCGCGGGCGCGGCTGGCGAAGCAGTTCGGCTTCGCCAACCCGCACCAGGTGCCGCGGATCACCAAGATCGTCCTCAACGTGGGACTTGGCGAAGGCGCCAAGAATCCGCGCCTGATCGACGCGGCCGCCGAAGAGCTGGCGATCATCACCGGGCAGAAGGCAGTGATCACCCGCGCCAAGAAGGCGATCGCGAACTTCGGCCTCCGCGCCGGCCTGCCGGTCGGGGCGTCGGTGACGCTGCGCGGCGCCCGGATGTACGAGTTCCTCGACCGGTTCATCAACCTGACGGTGCCGCGCATCCGCGACTTCCGCGGGTTGCCGAACAAGAGCTTCGACGGCCGGGGGAACTACACCTTCGGGATCAAGGAACAGACGATGTTCCCCGAGATCGATTACGACAAGATCGAGAACGTCCATGGCATGGACATCACACTCGTGACCAATGCCAAGCGCGATGACCTCGCGATGGCGCTGCTGCGCGAGTTCGGCTGGCCTTTCCGCGGTGAGACGCCACACGCTGTGCGTGCGGCCTGA
- the rpsQ gene encoding 30S ribosomal protein S17, protein MAETTTPTRLSRKTRTGLVVSDKMQKTVTVQLSRRLAHPKYGKQVTRTKKVKARNDHDAKAGDTVRIMETRPLAKTVHWRTVEVVERAR, encoded by the coding sequence ATGGCTGAGACGACGACGCCAACGCGGCTCTCGCGCAAGACGCGCACCGGGCTGGTCGTGAGCGACAAGATGCAGAAGACCGTGACGGTGCAGTTGTCGCGGCGGCTGGCGCATCCCAAGTACGGCAAGCAGGTGACCCGTACCAAGAAGGTGAAGGCGCGCAACGACCACGACGCCAAGGCCGGCGACACGGTGCGCATCATGGAAACGCGTCCATTGGCGAAGACGGTGCACTGGCGCACGGTCGAAGTCGTCGAACGCGCACGCTGA
- the rplR gene encoding 50S ribosomal protein L18 yields MRPIHGPKLRHERRYRRHLRVRLRVAGDAERPRLVVFRSLKHIYAQLVNDESGAALLGVTDTSDGIAIDGKGKVARAKAVGQLIAARAKAAGITKVVFDRAGYQYHGRVKAVAEGAREGGLEF; encoded by the coding sequence ATGCGTCCGATTCACGGACCGAAGCTGCGCCACGAGCGGCGCTATCGCCGGCACCTGCGGGTACGGCTCCGCGTCGCGGGCGACGCCGAGCGCCCGCGGCTGGTGGTGTTCCGGTCGCTCAAGCACATCTACGCCCAGCTCGTCAACGACGAGTCGGGGGCGGCGCTGCTCGGTGTCACCGACACCAGCGACGGCATTGCGATCGACGGCAAGGGAAAGGTCGCGCGCGCCAAGGCGGTCGGCCAGCTGATCGCCGCACGCGCCAAGGCGGCCGGGATCACCAAGGTGGTATTCGACCGCGCAGGCTATCAGTACCATGGCCGCGTGAAGGCCGTGGCCGAGGGCGCCCGCGAGGGCGGATTGGAGTTTTGA
- the rplP gene encoding 50S ribosomal protein L16 gives MLAPKRIKFRKTFKGKTNGIATRGNTVAFGEWGVVSLEPGWVTARQIEAARVAMTREMKRGGKVWIRIFPDKPITKKPAETRMGKGKGNPEGWVAVVKPGRVLFEVDGIEEPLARKALALAEAKLPVKTRVIRREEI, from the coding sequence CGCAAGACGTTCAAGGGGAAGACCAACGGCATCGCCACGCGCGGCAACACCGTCGCGTTCGGCGAATGGGGCGTGGTCTCGCTCGAACCGGGATGGGTCACGGCGCGGCAGATCGAGGCGGCGCGCGTGGCGATGACCCGCGAGATGAAGCGCGGCGGCAAGGTGTGGATTCGCATCTTCCCCGACAAGCCGATCACCAAGAAGCCGGCCGAAACCCGCATGGGCAAAGGCAAGGGCAATCCGGAGGGCTGGGTGGCGGTGGTCAAGCCGGGCCGGGTGCTGTTCGAGGTGGACGGCATCGAGGAGCCGCTGGCCCGCAAGGCGCTGGCGCTCGCCGAAGCGAAGCTGCCGGTCAAGACGCGGGTGATCCGCCGCGAGGAGATCTGA
- the rplX gene encoding 50S ribosomal protein L24, with translation MKPLVHKKAKRPRPGGRIERQRLHITKGDTVQVISGDDKGKRGTVLRVYPKTGRVSIDGIALAKRHRRATQNTESGVITFPAPIPASKVMLIDPKSNLPTRIRRQKNDDGTFERVATRTGVTIPRNR, from the coding sequence ATGAAGCCACTGGTGCACAAGAAGGCGAAGCGGCCGCGCCCGGGTGGGCGGATCGAGCGGCAGAGACTGCACATCACCAAGGGCGACACCGTCCAGGTGATCTCCGGCGACGACAAGGGGAAGCGCGGCACGGTGTTGCGCGTCTATCCCAAGACCGGCCGCGTGTCGATCGACGGCATCGCGCTGGCGAAGCGGCACCGCCGCGCGACGCAGAACACCGAGTCGGGGGTCATCACGTTCCCGGCGCCGATTCCGGCGTCGAAGGTGATGCTGATCGATCCGAAGTCGAATCTTCCGACCCGCATTCGCCGGCAGAAGAACGACGACGGCACGTTCGAACGGGTTGCGACCAGGACCGGCGTGACCATTCCGAGGAACCGGTAA
- the rplN gene encoding 50S ribosomal protein L14, translated as MVQQESILKIADNSGARRALVIRVLGGSRRRYASLGDRVVVAIKDAIPTGQVKKGEVAKAVIVRTAKEVRRKDGSYIRFDENAAVLINDQGEPRATRIFGPVARELREKRYMKIVSLAPEVL; from the coding sequence ATGGTGCAACAAGAGAGCATCCTCAAGATCGCGGACAATTCCGGTGCGCGTCGCGCGCTGGTGATCCGTGTCCTGGGCGGGTCGCGGCGGCGCTATGCGTCGCTCGGCGATCGCGTCGTGGTGGCCATCAAGGACGCCATCCCGACCGGCCAGGTGAAGAAGGGTGAAGTCGCCAAGGCGGTGATCGTGCGGACGGCAAAGGAGGTCCGGCGCAAGGACGGCTCCTACATCCGCTTCGACGAGAACGCCGCGGTGCTGATCAACGATCAGGGCGAACCGAGGGCCACCCGCATCTTCGGCCCGGTCGCCCGTGAACTGCGCGAGAAGCGATACATGAAGATCGTGTCGCTCGCGCCCGAGGTGCTGTGA
- the rplF gene encoding 50S ribosomal protein L6, with the protein MSRIGKKPITLPSGVSATINGREVTVKGPKGTLTRQLHPDMLTKLDGNTVTVERPSDETRHKALHGLSRTLVANMVEGVANGYKKILEIQGVGYKAESKAYGINLVVGFSHPVEIRAPEGIKLVVETPTLVRIEGINKELVGQLAAEIRNVRPPEPYKGKGIRYQGEVVRRKAGKTGAK; encoded by the coding sequence ATGTCACGCATCGGAAAGAAGCCGATCACACTGCCCAGCGGCGTGTCGGCGACGATCAACGGGCGCGAGGTCACCGTCAAGGGTCCCAAGGGGACACTGACGCGACAGCTGCACCCCGACATGCTGACCAAGCTCGACGGCAACACGGTGACCGTCGAGCGGCCAAGTGACGAGACGCGGCACAAGGCGCTGCATGGTCTCTCGCGCACGCTGGTGGCCAACATGGTCGAGGGTGTGGCGAACGGCTACAAGAAAATCCTCGAGATCCAGGGCGTCGGCTACAAGGCGGAATCGAAGGCGTACGGCATCAACCTCGTGGTCGGGTTCTCGCATCCGGTGGAGATTCGCGCCCCGGAAGGGATCAAGCTCGTGGTCGAGACGCCGACGCTGGTACGGATCGAAGGGATCAACAAGGAACTCGTCGGCCAGCTGGCCGCCGAAATCCGCAATGTCCGTCCGCCCGAGCCATACAAGGGGAAGGGCATTCGCTACCAGGGTGAAGTCGTCCGGCGCAAGGCCGGCAAGACGGGAGCCAAGTAA
- the rpmC gene encoding 50S ribosomal protein L29 has protein sequence MDDKTNLRRHRDELRELTVEQLETKLAELREERFKLRIRSATESIENPMQFRALRRDAARVITILDEKRRNGEKQNG, from the coding sequence ATGGACGACAAGACGAACCTGCGGCGGCATCGCGACGAACTGCGCGAGCTGACCGTGGAACAGCTCGAGACCAAGCTCGCCGAATTGCGCGAGGAGCGGTTCAAGCTGCGGATCCGTTCGGCGACCGAGTCGATCGAGAATCCGATGCAGTTCCGTGCCCTGCGTCGCGACGCGGCGCGGGTGATCACCATCCTGGACGAGAAGCGCCGCAACGGAGAGAAGCAGAATGGCTGA